The following are from one region of the Paenibacillus sp. JZ16 genome:
- a CDS encoding methyl-accepting chemotaxis protein: MKGFKRDEIGELADHFQQMVDSLRDMVHGVKAMTENVSASSEELSASALQNTSAVEHVTSSIQEVAAGSERQLNAAEEILKRILQVSRHADEIAEVLEKVTDAMNQTEELAQEGNKTVITAAATMQDIDHAMNDLNGVIHQLSERTEEIGGIASAITDIAKETSLLSLNASIEAARAGEQGKGFAVVAAEIRKLAQRSESSADYISGLIAGILAEVERTIEVTEAARQKVSDGVDAADLTGRSFSRIKKAVNTVSGQVRTTSKAAKELAQDTASTKKSVEDIRGVSEQTSSQTQTISAASEEQLASMEEVSASAADLSRLAEELQEMVKSFKI; encoded by the coding sequence ATGAAAGGCTTCAAGCGAGATGAGATTGGAGAATTGGCCGATCACTTCCAGCAGATGGTGGATAGTCTCAGAGACATGGTTCACGGGGTTAAGGCGATGACGGAGAATGTTTCCGCATCTTCCGAGGAATTGTCCGCAAGCGCCCTGCAAAATACAAGCGCCGTCGAGCATGTCACGTCTTCCATTCAGGAGGTGGCCGCCGGCAGCGAACGCCAGTTGAACGCCGCCGAGGAGATTCTGAAGCGCATCCTTCAAGTATCCAGGCATGCCGATGAGATTGCAGAAGTGTTGGAGAAGGTTACAGATGCCATGAACCAGACGGAGGAATTAGCTCAGGAAGGGAACAAGACGGTGATTACCGCAGCAGCGACGATGCAGGATATCGATCATGCGATGAACGATTTGAATGGGGTTATCCATCAGCTGTCTGAGCGGACCGAGGAGATCGGCGGTATCGCTTCGGCCATTACCGACATTGCCAAGGAGACAAGCCTACTGTCGCTGAATGCCTCGATCGAGGCTGCGAGAGCCGGGGAGCAGGGCAAAGGATTTGCGGTTGTGGCCGCCGAAATCCGTAAGCTTGCGCAAAGGTCGGAAAGCTCAGCGGATTATATATCAGGGCTGATTGCAGGGATACTTGCAGAAGTGGAACGAACCATCGAGGTGACGGAAGCCGCCAGGCAGAAGGTGTCGGACGGCGTTGACGCAGCGGATCTGACCGGACGCTCCTTCTCCCGTATCAAAAAGGCCGTGAATACGGTGTCCGGCCAGGTAAGAACCACTTCGAAAGCGGCTAAGGAATTGGCTCAAGATACGGCCTCCACGAAAAAGTCCGTTGAAGATATCCGCGGGGTGTCGGAGCAAACGTCCAGCCAGACTCAGACGATATCGGCTGCCTCTGAGGAACAGCTTGCTTCCATGGAAGAGGTGAGCGCGTCTGCTGCAGATTTAAGCCGGTTAGCCGAAGAACTGCAGGAGATGGTGAAAAGCTTCAAGATTTAA
- a CDS encoding ThuA domain-containing protein translates to MDKRKALLLGSYTHPKFHPLQGIDKQVTHLLNDMFTVQCTENHKMLHESNLYPYELCIAYSDLWDERVSPRQTAGLLSYVSGGGGLLVIHNGVTLANRYELAQLIGARFDGHPPMEKLYFVPGETDHDITEGVEPFVLDEEPYRFIFSPFTEKTVLLHYEYEGKQWPAAWCHTYGIGRVVFLMPGHHEPSFLQPQLRLMITQAAKWAARVPG, encoded by the coding sequence ATGGATAAGAGAAAAGCATTGCTGCTTGGCAGCTACACCCACCCGAAGTTTCATCCGCTGCAAGGCATCGACAAACAAGTGACACACCTGCTGAACGACATGTTCACCGTGCAGTGCACGGAAAATCATAAAATGCTGCATGAAAGCAATCTCTACCCTTACGAGCTCTGCATCGCCTACAGCGACCTATGGGATGAGCGCGTCTCGCCTCGCCAGACCGCAGGCCTGTTGTCTTACGTAAGCGGCGGCGGCGGCTTGCTCGTGATTCATAACGGCGTTACGCTGGCCAATCGTTATGAGCTTGCGCAGCTGATCGGCGCCCGTTTTGACGGACACCCGCCCATGGAGAAGCTGTATTTCGTTCCAGGGGAGACCGATCACGATATTACGGAAGGCGTTGAGCCTTTTGTGCTCGATGAGGAGCCTTACCGTTTCATATTCAGTCCGTTTACGGAAAAAACCGTGCTGCTGCATTATGAATATGAAGGGAAGCAGTGGCCTGCCGCCTGGTGCCATACGTATGGCATCGGACGCGTGGTTTTCTTGATGCCGGGCCACCACGAGCCGTCATTTCTTCAGCCTCAGCTGCGTTTGATGATTACGCAAGCGGCCAAGTGGGCTGCACGCGTTCCGGGTTAA
- a CDS encoding catalase yields the protein MDRMTTNQGAPVGDNQNSKTAGRRGPTLLEDYHLIEKIAHFDRERIPERVVHARGAGAHGTFVVENGMKPYTKAAFLQEIGQETPVFVRFSTVIHGTGSPETARDPRGFAVKFYTEEGNYDIVGNHIPVFFIRDAIKFPDMVHSLKPSPETNIQEPGRYWDFMTLSPESTHMMTWVFSDHGTPANYRELDGFSVHAFKWVNSEGKVTYIKYKWESAQGVNTLNADEVVEVQGKDFNHATRDLHEHISNGNFPKWRLQVQLMSPEEMDELSFDPLDPTKTWPEDRFPFVTVGTMTLNRNPQNFFAEVEQVAFSPSALVPGIEPSEDKLLQGRLFSYPDTQRHRLGANYLQIPINCPYAPVRNHQRDGLMNVDQDPSPVNYEPNSYTTGPVEDPSVSESEAPFNGRVVRQRIEKTDDFTQAGELYRSFTEQEKDHLIRNLVDDLSQVKSDIQLRAVCNFYRADAEYGARLAAGLGVDLSAFMPSNQSK from the coding sequence CCAAAACGGCAGGACGCCGCGGACCGACGCTGCTTGAGGATTATCATCTGATCGAAAAAATCGCCCACTTCGACCGTGAACGGATACCGGAGCGCGTCGTTCATGCCCGCGGGGCAGGTGCGCACGGCACATTTGTTGTGGAGAATGGCATGAAGCCTTATACGAAAGCGGCATTCCTGCAGGAAATCGGTCAGGAAACTCCTGTGTTCGTTCGCTTCTCCACGGTTATTCATGGAACGGGGTCACCCGAAACGGCACGCGACCCGCGCGGATTTGCCGTGAAGTTCTATACGGAGGAAGGCAACTATGACATTGTAGGGAACCATATCCCTGTCTTCTTTATTCGGGACGCAATCAAATTCCCCGATATGGTGCATTCCTTGAAACCTTCGCCGGAGACCAATATCCAGGAGCCCGGCCGGTACTGGGACTTCATGACGCTGTCCCCGGAATCCACGCATATGATGACCTGGGTGTTCTCCGATCACGGCACACCGGCGAACTATCGCGAGTTGGATGGCTTCAGTGTTCACGCCTTCAAGTGGGTGAATAGCGAAGGCAAAGTGACCTACATTAAATACAAGTGGGAGTCCGCACAGGGCGTGAATACGCTGAATGCAGACGAAGTGGTCGAAGTCCAGGGCAAGGACTTCAATCACGCCACCCGTGATCTTCATGAGCACATTTCAAACGGGAATTTCCCGAAATGGCGCTTACAGGTGCAGCTGATGTCCCCGGAAGAGATGGATGAATTGTCCTTTGATCCGCTGGATCCTACAAAGACCTGGCCGGAGGATCGGTTCCCGTTCGTAACGGTCGGTACCATGACTTTGAATCGCAATCCGCAGAACTTTTTTGCTGAAGTGGAGCAGGTCGCTTTCTCCCCAAGTGCGTTGGTACCTGGCATCGAGCCGTCGGAGGATAAATTGCTGCAAGGCCGGTTATTCTCTTACCCGGATACGCAGCGTCATCGACTGGGTGCGAATTATTTGCAGATTCCGATTAACTGCCCATATGCTCCTGTGCGTAATCATCAACGCGATGGCTTGATGAACGTGGATCAAGATCCGTCACCGGTAAACTATGAGCCGAACAGTTATACAACAGGCCCTGTGGAAGATCCGTCTGTAAGTGAAAGCGAGGCACCGTTCAACGGGCGTGTCGTTCGCCAGCGTATCGAGAAAACGGATGATTTCACACAGGCCGGAGAGTTGTATCGTTCGTTTACCGAGCAGGAGAAGGATCATCTGATCCGTAATCTGGTTGATGACCTGAGTCAGGTCAAATCCGATATTCAGCTCCGTGCCGTATGCAATTTCTACCGTGCGGACGCCGAATACGGTGCAAGACTCGCTGCCGGGCTTGGTGTAGACCTAAGCGCATTCATGCCTTCCAATCAGTCGAAGTAA
- a CDS encoding uroporphyrinogen-III synthase encodes MAQHMKDRIVALAGPRKAADMAKLVEKMGGTALLRPAQGTVFLDDEVLRRSIEAWLKAPAPWAIFTTGIGLEAIYDTAEQMGLLDTLNETLQRTSIAARGYKTANALKKRGLAPVVRDDDGSTSGLIRSLEPHDLSGKRVILQLHGESAPKLVEWLESRGAVVEQILPYKHIPPLEEDVSQLVDEIVGGKVDAVAFTSAPQFRFLADYARAHGKLEAVLEAFRGPVLAAAVGKVTAQGLREEGIERMVVPEEERMGSMMVALGRYFAQNQE; translated from the coding sequence ATGGCACAGCATATGAAAGATCGGATCGTCGCTTTGGCTGGTCCGCGCAAGGCGGCAGACATGGCTAAGCTGGTGGAGAAGATGGGAGGAACCGCGCTGCTTCGTCCGGCCCAGGGGACCGTATTTTTGGATGATGAAGTATTGCGCCGTTCGATCGAAGCTTGGCTCAAAGCGCCTGCACCGTGGGCGATATTTACGACGGGAATCGGCCTGGAGGCCATATATGATACGGCCGAACAGATGGGCCTTTTAGATACATTGAATGAAACGCTGCAGCGCACCTCGATTGCGGCAAGAGGGTACAAAACGGCAAATGCGCTGAAAAAACGCGGGCTGGCGCCGGTCGTCCGAGATGATGATGGCAGTACGTCGGGGCTGATCCGGTCACTTGAGCCGCATGACTTGTCGGGCAAACGCGTCATTCTGCAGCTGCACGGCGAATCTGCCCCTAAGCTGGTGGAGTGGCTGGAGAGTCGCGGGGCGGTAGTAGAGCAGATCCTGCCGTATAAGCACATTCCGCCGCTGGAGGAGGATGTTTCGCAGCTCGTGGACGAAATTGTGGGCGGCAAGGTTGATGCGGTTGCTTTTACAAGCGCGCCCCAGTTCCGTTTTCTTGCGGATTATGCACGTGCCCACGGCAAGCTGGAGGCTGTGCTTGAGGCATTCCGCGGACCGGTCCTGGCCGCCGCTGTCGGCAAGGTTACGGCACAGGGACTCCGCGAAGAAGGCATTGAACGCATGGTGGTTCCCGAGGAAGAGCGAATGGGCAGCATGATGGTGGCGCTTGGCCGCTACTTTGCTCAAAACCAAGAATAA
- a CDS encoding cache domain-containing protein has translation MKKKSANRIRRNLILTFLLVLLVPSCAIGFITYRDAKGTIEDEILRSASLSVDTANEIINHTLQSKFDDLNYLSTTMKSAEIDKELKAQAGSTIHALKQYLGLHPDTVDVFIGTAQAGIIKASSEKLPPGYDPRQTGWYQEAMNASGQPIITAPYASNAGSLIVVTIAQMLPDGKGVVGIDLNLGSIQSLVEVQVGKEGYTMVLDQNHKYLFHPDYEAGTDALAEETWISKMYEQPTGHFHYVHEGMEKQLNYITNERTGWKIAGTMYVQEVADAVNGIRHTMIVVMTVSLLTALILVTWNVSSVIKPIRRMRQATEVISGGI, from the coding sequence ATGAAGAAAAAAAGTGCTAATCGTATTCGAAGAAATCTGATCCTTACATTTCTCCTCGTGCTCCTTGTGCCCAGCTGCGCCATCGGTTTTATCACCTACCGTGACGCCAAGGGAACGATCGAGGATGAAATTCTCCGCAGTGCATCGCTGAGTGTTGATACGGCGAATGAGATCATTAACCACACGCTGCAATCCAAGTTTGATGACCTGAATTATTTAAGCACCACGATGAAGTCCGCGGAAATCGACAAGGAACTTAAAGCGCAAGCAGGTTCAACTATCCATGCACTGAAGCAGTACTTGGGACTTCATCCGGATACGGTAGACGTATTTATCGGTACGGCGCAGGCTGGAATTATCAAGGCATCGAGTGAAAAGCTGCCGCCGGGCTATGACCCTAGACAAACCGGCTGGTACCAGGAGGCAATGAATGCATCGGGCCAACCGATTATTACAGCCCCTTATGCTTCGAATGCAGGCTCACTGATTGTTGTAACGATCGCCCAGATGCTGCCTGACGGCAAAGGCGTCGTGGGCATTGATCTCAACCTCGGCAGCATCCAGAGTCTGGTCGAGGTGCAGGTAGGTAAAGAAGGCTACACGATGGTGCTGGATCAAAACCACAAATATTTGTTTCACCCCGATTATGAAGCAGGGACGGACGCGTTGGCTGAGGAAACCTGGATCTCCAAGATGTATGAGCAGCCGACCGGTCATTTTCACTATGTCCATGAAGGCATGGAGAAACAATTGAATTACATTACAAATGAACGAACCGGCTGGAAAATTGCCGGGACCATGTATGTTCAGGAAGTCGCCGACGCCGTTAATGGCATCCGCCACACGATGATTGTGGTCATGACCGTGTCGCTGCTAACCGCCTTAATTCTGGTGACTTGGAATGTAAGCTCAGTGATCAAGCCGATTCGCCGTATGCGCCAAGCGACCGAGGTCATTAGCGGGGGGATCTGA